In the genome of Phlebotomus papatasi isolate M1 chromosome 2, Ppap_2.1, whole genome shotgun sequence, one region contains:
- the LOC129803110 gene encoding ubiquinone biosynthesis O-methyltransferase, mitochondrial, whose protein sequence is MLSHTQNVSHTVKQFLRRSSGKTQNILSKFEKISSITIGLPLRLCYATKASEESQKTAPSVDLENIEVMKKLAQTWWDLTGDLKPLHAMNHVRVPFIRDGLVATGKVKDPKGGRDILKGMDILEIGCGGGILTEALARLHANVTAIDPAEELIEVAKLNAEKSPEIQKRITYLTQTIEDHVLENVEKYDAVILSEVIEHVNDQENFIRHSINSLKSGGSIFLSTFNKTFLSYWLGIFVAENIIQAIPKGTHEWDKFISPQEMQRLFEQNNCSVIQTSGLMYQPWNNTWTWCESLGITYIQHAVKH, encoded by the exons ATGTTGAGCCACACTCAGAACGTGTCCCACACAGTGAAACAGTTTCTAAGGAGATCAAGTGGAAAAACTCAGAATATTTTAtctaaatttgagaaaatatccAGTATTACAATCGGCTTGCCGTTGAGGTTATGTTATGCAACAAAGGCATCAGAGGAGTCGCAGAAAACGGCTCCCAGTGTTGATTTGGAGAATATTGAAGTGATGAAGAAGCTTGCACAAACATGGTGGGATCTTACGGGAGATCTAAAACCCCTTCATGCAATGAATCACGTCCGGGTTCCTTTTATAAGAGACGGTTTAGTTGCAACTGGAAAAGTGAAGGATCCTAAGGGAGGACGTGATATTTTGAAGGGAATGGATATCTTGGAGATTGGATGTGGCGGTGGAATTTTAACAGAGGCTCTGGCAAGACTTCATGCTAATGTCACGGCCATTGATCCAGCTGAAGAACTTATTGAGGTGGCTAAGCTAAATGCTGAGAAAAGTCCGGAAATCCAAAAGAGGATAACTTACCTTACACAGACAATTGAAGATCACGTTTTGGAAAATGTTGAGAAATATGACGCTGTAATCCTGTCGGAAGTAATTGAGCATGTGAATGATCAGGAGAACTTTATCAGGCACAGTATCAATTCACTGAAATCCGGAGGATCTATCTTTCTATCCACTTTTAACAAAACCTTCCTCTCTTACTGGCTGGGCATCTTTGTAGCTGAGAATATCATTCAGGCTATTCCTAAGGGCACGCACGAATGGGATAAATTTATTTCTCCACAAGAAATGCAGAGACTCTTCGAACAAA ACAATTGCTCAGTCATTCAGACTAGTGGACTTATGTATCAGCCTTGGAACAATACCTGGACCTGGTGCGAATCACTCGGTATTACTTATATTCAACACGCTGTTAAACATTAA